The Delphinus delphis chromosome 10, mDelDel1.2, whole genome shotgun sequence genome includes a region encoding these proteins:
- the CCR9 gene encoding C-C chemokine receptor type 9: MVPTEVTSLIPNMPDDYSYDTTSSMEDYGNFNITDLFCKKNHVRQFASYFLPPFYWLVFIVGALGNSLVILVYWYCTRVKTMTDMFLLNLAIADLLFLVTLPFWAIAAADQWKFQTFMCKVVNSMYKMNFYSCVLLITCISVDRYIAIAQAMRAQMWRQKRLLYSKMVCFTVWVTAAALCVPELLYSQVKKEYGIAICTMVYPSDESTKLKSAVLTLKVILGFFLPFVVMACCYTIIIHTLIQAKKSSKHKALKVTVTVLTVFILSQFPHNCVLLVQTIDAYSTFISSCAVSTNIDISFQVTQTIAFLHSCLNPVLYVFVGERFRRDLVKTLKNLGCISQAQWVSFTRREGSLKLSSMLLETTSGALSL; this comes from the exons ATGGTCCCCACAGAAGTCACA AGCCTGATCCCTAACATGCCAGATGACTATAGCTATGACACCACGTCTTCCATGGAAGATTACGGGAACTTCAACATCACTGACTTATTCTGTAAGAAAAACCACGTCAGGCAGTTCGCAAGCTACTTCCTTCCACCCTTTTACTGGCTCGTGTTCATCGTGGGGGCCTTGGGCAACAGTCTGGTCATCCTTGTCTACTGGTACTGCACGAGGGTGAAGACCATGACCGACATGTTCCTTTTGAATTTGGCAATCGCTGACCTTCTCTTTCTCGTCACCCTTCCCTTCTGGGCCATTGCTGCCGCTGACCAGTGGAAATTCCAGACCTTCATGTGCAAGGTGGTCAACAGCATGTACAAGATGAACTTCTACAGTTGTGTGCTTCTGATCACGTGCATCAGCGTGGACAGGTACATCGCCATTGCTCAGGCCATGAGAGCGCAGATGTGGAGGCAGAAAaggcttctgtacagcaaaatggtCTGCTTTACTGTCTGGGTGACGGCGGCCGCACTCTGCGTCCCAGAACTCCTGTACAGCCAAGTCAAGAAGGAGTATGGGATCGCTATCTGCACCATGGTTTACCCCAGTGACGAGAGTACCAAACTGAAGTCAGCTGTCTTGACTCTGAAAGTCATCCTGGGATTCTTCCTCCCTTTTGTGGTCATGGCTTGCTGCTATACCATCATCATTCACACCCTGATACAAGCCAAGAAGTCATCCAAGCACAAGGCCCTGAAGGTGACCGTCACTGTGCTCACTGTCTTCATCCTATCTCAGTTCCCCCATAACTGCGTTCTGCTGGTGCAGACCATCGATGCCTACAGCACGTTCATCTCCAGCTGTGCTGTCTCCACCAACATTGACATCAGCTTCCAGGTCACTCAAACCATCGCCTTTCTCCACAGTTGCCTCAACCCTGTTCTCTACGTTTTTGTGGGTGAGAGGTTCCGCCGGGATCTTGTGAAGACCCTAAAGAACTTGGGTTGCATCAGCCAGGCTCAGTGGGTTTCATTTACAAGGAGAGAAGGAAGCCTGAAGCTGTCATCTATGTTGCTGGAGACAACCTCGGGAGCTCTCTCCCTCTGA